One genomic segment of Paenibacillus xylanexedens includes these proteins:
- the secF gene encoding protein translocase subunit SecF translates to MRFNWNFDYVKGSKIAYIFSIILTITGIISILALGLNYAVDFRAGSNVDISVSKAITAEQIKPIVKDIGVDEGDVTITPGADRVNVRFSNELDETQESKFKQEFTKLDASASYEVNTVDPEMAKELERNAIYAVLIASIGIMIYVAIRFEWRFGLAAVIALFHDAFVVISVFSIFRLEVDLTFITAVLTIVGFSINDTIVIFDRIRENLRFAKKTTKADLREVVNRSLAQTMTRSLNTTFTVFAASICLFIFGGESIRMFSLAMVIGTLFGAYSSIYIAAPLWLMLKGKQVDKPKTVAKESN, encoded by the coding sequence GTGCGCTTTAATTGGAATTTTGATTATGTTAAAGGTAGTAAGATTGCCTATATCTTCTCGATTATTCTGACGATTACGGGGATCATCAGCATTCTGGCTTTGGGTTTGAATTATGCGGTTGATTTCCGTGCTGGATCGAATGTGGATATCTCGGTATCCAAAGCAATCACAGCGGAGCAGATTAAACCTATCGTTAAGGACATCGGTGTTGATGAGGGTGATGTTACCATTACACCGGGGGCTGACCGTGTAAATGTTCGTTTCTCCAATGAATTGGATGAGACCCAAGAGAGCAAATTTAAACAGGAATTTACCAAACTGGATGCATCGGCTTCCTATGAAGTAAATACCGTTGATCCGGAGATGGCCAAAGAATTGGAGCGCAACGCGATCTACGCGGTACTCATTGCAAGTATCGGGATCATGATCTATGTTGCAATCCGGTTTGAGTGGCGCTTTGGTTTGGCTGCGGTTATCGCACTCTTCCATGACGCATTTGTCGTAATAAGTGTGTTCTCTATCTTCCGTTTGGAAGTCGATCTGACCTTTATTACTGCAGTATTGACCATTGTCGGGTTCTCGATCAACGATACGATCGTTATCTTTGACCGGATTCGTGAGAATCTGCGTTTTGCCAAAAAGACAACCAAAGCCGACCTACGCGAGGTAGTCAATCGCAGTTTGGCTCAAACGATGACACGTTCCCTGAATACAACATTCACGGTGTTTGCAGCTTCAATCTGTTTGTTCATATTTGGTGGAGAATCCATTCGCATGTTCTCACTTGCGATGGTTATCGGAACACTGTTCGGTGCATATTCTTCAATCTATATCGCCGCTCCACTATGGCTGATGCTCAAAGGTAAACAAGTGGATAAGCCAAAAACAGTAGCTAAAGAATCTAACTAA
- the secD gene encoding protein translocase subunit SecD encodes MKRIISFILVVLVTTGVMVGTSPELLKNIRLGLDLKGGYEILYEAEPLEAGQQVTKASLVQTAKSLESRANALGTSEPEVTTEGSNRIRLKLAGVTDEAEVRAKMKEPAVLTFRSKAENDKEGEYTKIELRGNEFVENAAKVVFTQLNEPMIDIQVKDKAKFSEITKRLIGQPLAIYLDDELLSAPTVRQQLTDGSAQISGAYTRDEANQLRDTINLGALPLKLTEKYSQSVGATLGKLSLDQTIKAGLIGSVIILVFMIGLYRIPGIIASFALITHTWLVLAIFYLGEFVLTLPGIAAFILGIGMAVDANIITYERIKEEMRSGKSILSSVKAGGKHSFRTIIDSNITTIIAAAVMFFLGTGAVKGFALVLIFDIVTSIITNIFFSRFLLTLLVRGNVLKKPKYFGVKESEIRAL; translated from the coding sequence ATGAAAAGAATTATCAGTTTCATTCTGGTCGTGCTTGTCACCACAGGGGTAATGGTGGGAACAAGCCCGGAACTGCTCAAAAATATACGCTTGGGCCTTGATTTAAAGGGAGGCTACGAGATCTTATATGAAGCAGAGCCGCTCGAAGCAGGTCAACAAGTCACCAAAGCATCTTTGGTGCAAACGGCCAAAAGTCTTGAAAGCCGCGCCAATGCGCTCGGAACAAGCGAACCGGAGGTAACCACTGAAGGAAGCAACCGGATTCGATTGAAGTTGGCAGGGGTTACGGATGAGGCTGAAGTTAGAGCCAAAATGAAAGAGCCGGCTGTTTTGACCTTCCGTAGTAAAGCTGAGAACGACAAGGAAGGCGAATACACCAAAATTGAGCTTCGCGGAAATGAATTTGTTGAGAATGCAGCCAAAGTTGTGTTCACTCAATTGAATGAGCCGATGATTGACATTCAAGTGAAAGATAAAGCCAAATTTTCCGAGATTACCAAACGTTTGATCGGACAACCTCTCGCGATTTATTTGGACGATGAGCTTCTATCTGCTCCAACCGTTAGACAACAGTTGACAGATGGTTCCGCTCAGATTTCGGGTGCTTACACACGTGACGAAGCAAACCAGCTTCGTGACACCATTAACTTGGGTGCATTGCCACTGAAACTTACAGAGAAGTATTCACAAAGTGTTGGTGCAACACTTGGTAAGCTTTCTCTGGATCAGACCATTAAAGCAGGATTGATTGGTTCCGTTATTATTCTAGTGTTCATGATTGGGCTTTATCGCATTCCTGGTATAATCGCGAGTTTTGCCTTGATCACACATACGTGGCTGGTACTTGCAATCTTCTATTTAGGAGAATTCGTGCTTACCCTTCCAGGTATTGCGGCGTTTATCCTGGGTATAGGGATGGCGGTGGATGCCAATATCATCACGTACGAACGGATTAAAGAAGAGATGCGCAGTGGTAAGTCGATCTTGTCTTCGGTTAAAGCGGGTGGTAAACATTCCTTCCGAACAATCATTGACTCCAACATCACAACCATTATTGCTGCGGCTGTTATGTTCTTCTTGGGAACAGGTGCGGTTAAAGGTTTTGCACTCGTGCTGATTTTTGATATTGTCACCAGTATTATCACGAATATTTTCTTCTCCCGCTTCCTGTTGACCCTGCTTGTACGGGGTAACGTGTTGAAGAAGCCTAAGTACTTCGGAGTGAAGGAGAGTGAAATTCGTGCGCTTTAA
- a CDS encoding post-transcriptional regulator produces MNDVELEQSIEMLCRSKAEELRLVGYEYVTSKDVWNCVSHKYEKQGIPPLHQLVNDILSLKATSFMNFMTVSAYRGSSF; encoded by the coding sequence ATGAATGATGTGGAGTTGGAACAGTCAATAGAGATGCTCTGCCGTAGCAAAGCGGAGGAATTAAGGCTTGTCGGTTACGAATATGTCACCAGCAAAGATGTCTGGAATTGCGTCAGTCATAAATATGAAAAACAGGGCATTCCACCGCTTCACCAGCTGGTGAACGACATTTTGTCACTGAAAGCAACAAGCTTTATGAACTTTATGACCGTGTCTGCATACCGGGGGTCCTCTTTCTAG
- the spoVB gene encoding stage V sporulation protein B: protein MKKQTFIQGAMILLAAGIINRILGFIPRIALPRVIGAEGVGIYQLSYPFFIVLVTLITGGIPLAVAKLVAEADTGANRYSPQRILQVSLSFTLTLGVVFMFLCILFAPWVTKYVLTDERVYHTFVSMSPMIAIIAVSAVYRGYFQGKQNMMPTAISSIVETIIRIVCVIWFAWLLLPHGIAQAAAGAMLGALVGEFGGMLVLLWKYNRQKKELPLAMQQNMSNLTTKPSAKPLNPIPSVLKEAGTPQPGLIRRLLAISIPVTAGRLVGSLSYLAETIVTAQSLALAGISKGLATAQYGALQGMIIPLLLLPGALTSSLATSLVPSLSEASAQGDRTLIHKRMHQALRLALVTGAPFSVFMYVLAEPMCLVLYNDASIGSMLKLMAPFALFIYIQAPLQAALQALDRPGKALLNTFIGAVIKITLILTLASQPEYGIFGAVIAICVNSTVVTLLHAQSVRSLLQFRFKILDWVKTGAGMFIMGAATLLVYEETAMILPFWVRMLLAPFVGLIVYFIVMGWTKMIDFHDLSRAPLIGSWFKRRSGK, encoded by the coding sequence TTGAAGAAACAGACATTTATCCAGGGGGCCATGATCCTGCTCGCGGCAGGCATAATTAATCGAATACTTGGTTTCATCCCGCGCATTGCGCTGCCACGAGTCATCGGTGCAGAAGGTGTTGGCATCTACCAATTGAGCTATCCCTTTTTTATCGTACTGGTGACATTAATTACGGGTGGTATTCCGCTCGCCGTAGCCAAGCTCGTAGCCGAAGCTGATACCGGTGCCAATCGTTATTCCCCCCAGCGAATCCTGCAAGTAAGCTTAAGCTTTACGTTGACCCTGGGTGTTGTATTCATGTTTTTGTGCATCCTGTTTGCACCCTGGGTTACCAAGTACGTGCTCACAGATGAGCGGGTATACCATACGTTCGTTAGTATGAGCCCCATGATTGCCATTATCGCCGTATCAGCCGTCTACAGAGGGTATTTCCAAGGTAAGCAAAACATGATGCCTACTGCCATTTCATCCATTGTTGAAACCATCATTCGTATCGTCTGTGTCATTTGGTTTGCCTGGCTTCTCCTCCCCCACGGTATTGCCCAAGCTGCTGCTGGTGCCATGCTGGGAGCGCTCGTTGGAGAATTCGGCGGTATGCTTGTACTCTTGTGGAAGTATAACAGGCAGAAGAAAGAATTACCGCTCGCTATGCAACAGAACATGTCCAATCTCACAACCAAACCTTCAGCCAAACCTTTAAACCCAATACCTTCAGTTCTGAAAGAGGCGGGTACTCCACAGCCCGGATTAATCCGGCGTTTGCTTGCAATCTCTATTCCTGTTACAGCAGGCCGATTGGTTGGCTCCTTATCCTATCTGGCCGAAACCATCGTTACTGCCCAGAGTCTGGCTCTGGCAGGCATATCCAAAGGGCTCGCTACAGCACAATATGGTGCATTACAAGGTATGATTATTCCTCTGCTGCTGCTGCCGGGGGCACTAACCTCATCGCTCGCGACATCACTTGTGCCTTCACTGTCCGAAGCTTCTGCTCAGGGAGATCGCACACTGATTCACAAAAGAATGCATCAGGCCTTACGTTTGGCACTTGTGACAGGTGCTCCGTTTTCCGTGTTTATGTATGTGCTTGCCGAACCGATGTGTCTTGTTCTGTATAATGATGCATCGATCGGAAGCATGCTGAAACTAATGGCTCCCTTTGCTTTGTTCATTTATATTCAAGCTCCTCTTCAAGCTGCATTACAAGCTCTTGACCGTCCGGGTAAAGCATTGCTAAATACGTTTATCGGTGCTGTTATCAAAATCACGTTGATTTTAACGCTTGCTTCCCAGCCTGAATATGGCATCTTCGGTGCAGTCATCGCCATCTGTGTGAATTCTACGGTAGTTACCCTGTTACATGCCCAAAGCGTACGTAGCCTGCTACAGTTCCGCTTCAAAATTTTGGATTGGGTCAAGACGGGTGCAGGAATGTTTATCATGGGAGCGGCGACCCTACTCGTATACGAAGAGACTGCCATGATATTGCCTTTTTGGGTGAGGATGCTTCTCGCTCCTTTTGTCGGGCTTATCGTGTATTTCATCGTCATGGGCTGGACGAAAATGATTGACTTTCATGATCTGTCCCGTGCTCCTTTGATTGGTTCATGGTTCAAGCGCCGCTCAGGCAAATGA
- a CDS encoding DUF421 domain-containing protein codes for MYFLVYCAMRVMGKREIGKLSMFDLVVSIMLAEMAAFVIEDIDKPLSYGIAPMLTLIIVQIGMAFIGLKSRRLRLMIDGKPTVLISKGVLHRDEMRKQRYNLDDLLQQLREQNVDSIGEVDFAILETTGKLTVFPKDENTSNDSNSSGSDSEDSSSSKSKTGKNQIDGFPNIKYEGLPLPLIMDGKVQDQNLEIIQKTRFWLKNQIQHNGILDFKDVFICSIDHNGKIYVSPKDDKK; via the coding sequence ATGTACTTTCTGGTGTACTGTGCAATGAGGGTTATGGGTAAACGTGAGATTGGTAAGCTATCCATGTTTGATCTTGTCGTGTCCATTATGCTTGCTGAAATGGCTGCTTTTGTCATTGAAGATATTGATAAACCACTCTCTTATGGGATTGCCCCCATGCTTACCTTGATCATTGTACAGATCGGAATGGCCTTTATAGGTCTTAAAAGTCGGCGTCTTCGCCTGATGATTGATGGCAAACCTACTGTTTTGATCTCCAAAGGCGTTCTTCACCGAGATGAGATGCGGAAGCAACGATATAATCTGGATGATCTATTGCAACAACTCCGTGAACAGAATGTAGATAGTATCGGTGAGGTTGATTTCGCTATTTTGGAGACCACAGGCAAGCTGACCGTTTTTCCCAAGGATGAGAATACTTCTAACGACAGCAATTCTTCCGGTTCTGACTCAGAAGATTCTTCTTCCAGTAAATCCAAAACAGGAAAAAACCAGATTGACGGATTTCCAAATATCAAATATGAAGGTCTGCCACTCCCCTTAATTATGGACGGAAAGGTCCAGGATCAGAATCTGGAGATCATCCAGAAAACGAGATTTTGGCTGAAAAATCAAATTCAACATAACGGAATTCTGGATTTCAAGGATGTATTTATATGTTCCATTGACCACAATGGGAAGATATATGTCAGTCCAAAAGATGATAAAAAATGA